A segment of the Myxocyprinus asiaticus isolate MX2 ecotype Aquarium Trade chromosome 10, UBuf_Myxa_2, whole genome shotgun sequence genome:
TGGTGATTATACTAATGTTTTTTAACAGTCTAATTTATAGATTCTTATTTTGATTCATTCTGTTTATTTGAGAGATCTATATTGAAAGAAATTATAAAGTTCACTTAATCAATTTTGCAAGTTAACCAACCCATGATGAGTGAGAAAGTGTTGTATcataaaatgaacttgatgtacACACACTTTATGCCCTTCTGTCTATCAGACACAGGGATCTTCCCAAGAGGTGAAGCTTTCTGAAAGAATAGAGTATGGAGGTGAAATGATGGATCTTGTGGACGACTGCCCTAATGTAATGAACATTTTCCATTCAAACAATGTATTCTCCTGCAAGGTAATTGGTGGAAACTGGCTCTTCTATGAACTTTCCAACTACAGAGGCAGGATGTACCTCATAAAGCCTGGAGGATACCCCAGATTCACTGAATGGGGAGGCAAGAGCGTCCGCATGGGTTCCATCAAACAGATCATGGATTActagagttaaaggaatagttcacccaaaaatgaaaatttgctgataatttactcaccctcaggccatccaagatgtatc
Coding sequences within it:
- the si:dkey-57a22.14 gene encoding LOW QUALITY PROTEIN: gamma-crystallin S-1 (The sequence of the model RefSeq protein was modified relative to this genomic sequence to represent the inferred CDS: inserted 1 base in 1 codon; substituted 3 bases at 3 genomic stop codons), yielding MGKVKQSNEEKQIILYEDKNFEGYQYECSRYCADMLXLTCCNSIRMENGCLIYEQPHFKGQQYLLQKXEYPEYECWLXVMPSXLSDSHTQGSSQEVKLSERIEYGGEMMDLVDDCPNVMNIFHSNNVFSCKVIGGNWLFYELSNYRGRMYLIKPGGYPRFTEWGGKSVRMGSIKQIMDY